The Geobacter metallireducens GS-15 region GGCCGACGTGAGTTCCACACCCAGCTGGGCCGCTCCGCGCACCAGGAGGTCCTTGGCTTCCTGGTCCATGCTACCCCCGGGCCTTGAGGGCAAGGGACAGAATCCCCACCGCCGCCGGGGTTACCCCCTGGATGCGGGAGGCCTGCCCCAGGGTGTCGGGACGGAATTTGGCCAGCTTCTCCCGCACCTCGGCCGAGAGGCCGGGGAGGGCCCCGTAGTCGAAGCCGGCGGGAACACGGGTCCCTTCCAGCTTCCGGGCCCGCTCCACCTGGTCCAGCTGCCGCTCGATGTACCCCTGGTACTTGATCTGGATCTCCACCTGCTCCCGAACCACCGGCGGCACCTCCGCCGCCCGGGGATCGATGCGGCATAATTCCTCGTAGGTTATATCGGGACGCCGCAGGAGCTGCTCATAGGTGAGGGCATTCTGGAGAGCTGTCAGGGAGAACGCGGCCAGGAAATCCGGATCCGCTTCGGAGGGGAGGAGTTTCGTTCCCTTGAGCCGAGCAAGCTCGGCACCGATCCGCTCCCGTTTCTCCAGGAACCGTTGGTACGCTCCTTCCGGCACGAGCCCCACGGCGTGGCCCCGCTCCCGGAGCCGCAGGTCCGCGTTGTCCTCCCGCAGGAGGAGCCGGTACTCGGCCCGTGAGGTGAACATCCGGTAGGGTTCCCGGGTGCCGAGGGTAACAAGGTCGTCGATCATGACGCCGATATAAGCCTCGCTCCGGCCCAGAATCAGCGGTTCTTTGTCCCGCACCCGCAGGGCGGCGTTGATCCCCGCCATGAGCCCCTGCCCCGCCGCCTCTTCGTAGCCGGAGGTGCCGTTAATCTGGCCGGCGTGGTAGAGGTTACGGACAAGCTTGGTCTCCAGGGAGGCGTGGAGCTGGATCGGGTCCACGTAATCGTACTCGATGGCATAGGCGGGCCGCATGATCTCCACCCGCTCCAGCCCCTCGATGCTCCGGTAGAAGGCCCACTGGATATCGATGGGGAGCGAGGTGGAGAGCCCCGAGGGATAGTACTCCACCGTGTCCCGCCCCTCGGGCTCCAGAAAGGTCTGGTGACGGTCCTTCTCGGGGAAGCGGACCACCTTGTCCTCGATGGAGGGGCAATAGCGGGGACCGATTCCTTCGATCACGCCGGCATAGAGGGGCGAGCGGTCGAGCCCCGAGCGGATGATCTCGTGGGAGCGGGGGTTGGTGTAGGCGATGTAGCACGGCACCTGGGGCTGGTCGATCCGCTCCGTGGAGAAAGAGAACGGTACTGGCGGGTCATCCCCGTGCTGGGGCTCCAGGCGGGTGAAATCAATGGTGCGGCCGTCGAGCCGGGCCGGGGTGCCCGTCTTGAGACGGCCCACGGCAAAGCCCAGCTCCCGGAGCTGGTCCGACAGCCCCACGGACGGTAGATCCCCCGCCCTCCCCCCGGGGTAGTTGGTGAGCCCCACATGGATGAGCCCCCGCATGAAGGTGCCGGTGGTGAGGATGACGGTGGCGCCGAGGTAGCGGACCCCGACCTTCGTATCGACACCGCGTACCTCGCCATCCTCAACCACAATGCCGGTCACCTCGGCCTGCTTGAGGGAGAGGCGTTCCTGCTGCTCCATGACGTGTTTCATCCGGAGACGGTAGAGCTGCTTGTCGGCCTGGGCCCGGGAGGCCCGGACCGCCGGCCCCTTGCGGGTATTGAGGATGCGGAACTGGATGCCGGTGGCGTCGATATTCTTTCCCATCTCGCCGCCGAGGGCATCGATCTCCTTCACCAGATGCCCCTTGGCCGACCCGCCGATGGCAGGGTTGCACGACATGAGGGCAATGGCGTCCAGATTAATGGTGAGAAGCAGCGTCTCGCACCCCATGCGGGCAGCGGCCAGGGCCGCCTCGCAGCCGGCATGGCCCGCCCCCACCACGATGACGTCGTACTGTTTATCGTAGTCGATGAATTCCATCTCTTGCGTATGACCTCAATCCTGTTTCACAGGAGGCGATAATGGATACGGTATCCCAGCAAATTAGTCAGTGGCAACAAGAAGTTAGCCACAATGTTCCACGTGAAACATCTACCCAATGATACCCGTTGCACCCCTTGTTCGTCAAACCTACTTCCCGATGCAGAACCGCTGGAAGATAAGCTCAAGAATATCATCGGGGGTCGTTTCGCCGGTAACCTCCCCAACGGCATCAAGGGCGTCCCTGAGGTCCACGGCCAGAATTTCCAGATCGTTGCCCGCCGCCAGATTGGCGAAGAATACGGCGATTCTTCCCCGAGCCTTTACCAGGGCATCCCGGTGCCGTGTCTGCGAGAGGGCCACATACTCCCGGCTGTCAATGGCTCGACCGTGAATGAAGGTTTCGAAAACGGCCTCCCGCAGGTCGTCGATGCCGGCCCCGGTGGCAGTGGAAATAGCAACGGTGTGCACACCCTCCAGCTCGCCGGGAATACGAAGGGTGACCGGAAGATCGCTCTTGTTCGTGACGACAATTACGCGCCGTTCCGCCAGGGCGGCAAGAATCATCCGGTCGTCGTCGTCAAAGGGACGGGAACCGTCGAGGACGAAAAGGATCAGGTCAGCCTGGGGTATCTTCTCCAGGGTGAGACGGACCCCCTCCTGCTCGACGACATCCTCAGTCTCCCGAATGCCGGCGGTGTCCAGCATCCGGAGCGGCAGGCCCCGGACGTTAACCACCTCCTCAATGATGTCCCGGGTGGTGCCGGGGACCGACGTGACGATGGCGCGCTTCTCCTGGAGGAGCGTATTAAGGAGACTCGACTTCCCCACGTTGGGCTTCCCGGCAATGAGGACCGACACCCCGTCCCGGAGCACCCTCCCCTCGTCGAAACCCTCCAGGAGTTCTTCAATTCGGCCCGAGGCCTCCCGGGCCTTTGCCTCGATCTCCACCCGGGAGGCGGGATCCACCTCGTCATCGGGGAAATCGATGAACGCCTCAACAAGGGCAAGACTATGTCGCAGGCAACCCTGCACGGCCTTGAGCCGCTCGGAGAGGCGCCCCTCCCGCTGGTGCTGGGCCAGATTGAGAGCCGCCTCGGTCTTGGAGCGGATCACGTCGATGACCGCCTCGGCCTGAACGAGATCAATGCGGCCGTTCAGGAACGCCCGGCGGGTAAACTCCCCCGGCTCGGCCGGACGGGCGCCGCACTGGAGCACCGCGTCCAGGACCCGGCGGGTGACCAGGTATCCCCCGTGGCACTGGATCTCAAGGACATCCTCCCGGGTGAAGGAACGGGGTGCCCGCATCAGCACCGCCATAACCTCGTCAACGGTGTCCCGCGACTCGGGATCCACTACGGTGCCATAATAAAAACGGTGACTCACGAAGTCACCGTTCTCGTTAACCCGCCGGACGATCCGCCGGGCAATGGCGGGGACATCGGGACCGCTCACGCGGATGATGCCGATCCCCCCCTCCCCCACCGGCGTGCCGATGGCCGCTATGGTATCTTCCAGGTACATCGTGTCCCTACTTGGCCTCGGCCGCGGCGATGCTCTTGTTGATGTAGGATTGCTGGATAATGGTCAGAACGTTGTTCACGAGCCAGTAGAGGACGAGTCCCGACGGGAAGTTCAGGAACATGAAGGTGAAGACCACCGGCAGGGCCATCATCATCTTCTGCTGCATG contains the following coding sequences:
- the mnmG gene encoding tRNA uridine-5-carboxymethylaminomethyl(34) synthesis enzyme MnmG — protein: MEFIDYDKQYDVIVVGAGHAGCEAALAAARMGCETLLLTINLDAIALMSCNPAIGGSAKGHLVKEIDALGGEMGKNIDATGIQFRILNTRKGPAVRASRAQADKQLYRLRMKHVMEQQERLSLKQAEVTGIVVEDGEVRGVDTKVGVRYLGATVILTTGTFMRGLIHVGLTNYPGGRAGDLPSVGLSDQLRELGFAVGRLKTGTPARLDGRTIDFTRLEPQHGDDPPVPFSFSTERIDQPQVPCYIAYTNPRSHEIIRSGLDRSPLYAGVIEGIGPRYCPSIEDKVVRFPEKDRHQTFLEPEGRDTVEYYPSGLSTSLPIDIQWAFYRSIEGLERVEIMRPAYAIEYDYVDPIQLHASLETKLVRNLYHAGQINGTSGYEEAAGQGLMAGINAALRVRDKEPLILGRSEAYIGVMIDDLVTLGTREPYRMFTSRAEYRLLLREDNADLRLRERGHAVGLVPEGAYQRFLEKRERIGAELARLKGTKLLPSEADPDFLAAFSLTALQNALTYEQLLRRPDITYEELCRIDPRAAEVPPVVREQVEIQIKYQGYIERQLDQVERARKLEGTRVPAGFDYGALPGLSAEVREKLAKFRPDTLGQASRIQGVTPAAVGILSLALKARG
- the mnmE gene encoding tRNA uridine-5-carboxymethylaminomethyl(34) synthesis GTPase MnmE — encoded protein: MYLEDTIAAIGTPVGEGGIGIIRVSGPDVPAIARRIVRRVNENGDFVSHRFYYGTVVDPESRDTVDEVMAVLMRAPRSFTREDVLEIQCHGGYLVTRRVLDAVLQCGARPAEPGEFTRRAFLNGRIDLVQAEAVIDVIRSKTEAALNLAQHQREGRLSERLKAVQGCLRHSLALVEAFIDFPDDEVDPASRVEIEAKAREASGRIEELLEGFDEGRVLRDGVSVLIAGKPNVGKSSLLNTLLQEKRAIVTSVPGTTRDIIEEVVNVRGLPLRMLDTAGIRETEDVVEQEGVRLTLEKIPQADLILFVLDGSRPFDDDDRMILAALAERRVIVVTNKSDLPVTLRIPGELEGVHTVAISTATGAGIDDLREAVFETFIHGRAIDSREYVALSQTRHRDALVKARGRIAVFFANLAAGNDLEILAVDLRDALDAVGEVTGETTPDDILELIFQRFCIGK